From Bacillus basilensis, a single genomic window includes:
- a CDS encoding alpha/beta fold hydrolase produces the protein MILHTHILGKGEPIVLLHSGGMTGLVEYEEQTAYFREQNYQVIRPDLRGHGKSGGTLGNYFLRSVKDLHDTLVHLQIDRCHIAGVSLGGLVALLFAKKYPDKVRTLTFSGIFPLKRENWEESQEYEAKCHQQLIENEEVVTYMNQIHEKSDWKALLESWQVKDWYPFDETGDVASLQVPTLCIAGGDSEDEVTAATTFKQLNDNIHIAVIPFAGHLVHNDQPGIYSNILSNFLQNAQAASRI, from the coding sequence ATGATATTACATACGCACATTTTAGGAAAAGGGGAACCAATCGTGCTTTTGCATTCTGGTGGTATGACAGGTTTAGTAGAATATGAAGAGCAGACAGCATATTTTCGAGAACAAAATTATCAAGTCATTCGCCCTGATTTAAGAGGGCATGGAAAATCAGGAGGAACATTGGGGAATTATTTCCTACGTTCTGTAAAGGATTTACATGATACGTTAGTACATTTACAAATTGATAGATGTCATATAGCTGGTGTTTCACTAGGAGGATTAGTTGCTTTATTATTTGCAAAAAAATATCCAGATAAGGTGAGAACATTAACTTTTTCAGGTATCTTTCCGCTTAAGAGAGAAAATTGGGAGGAGTCTCAGGAGTATGAAGCGAAGTGCCATCAGCAATTGATAGAAAATGAAGAAGTTGTAACTTATATGAATCAAATTCATGAAAAAAGTGATTGGAAAGCATTGCTTGAATCGTGGCAAGTTAAGGATTGGTACCCATTTGATGAAACTGGTGATGTAGCTAGCCTTCAAGTACCTACACTTTGTATTGCTGGGGGAGATTCAGAAGACGAAGTTACAGCTGCTACAACGTTCAAACAATTAAACGATAATATTCATATTGCTGTTATTCCTTTTGCCGGTCATTTAGTGCATAATGATCAACCGGGAATATATTCGAATATATTGTCTAATTTCTTACAGAATGCGCAAGCTGCTAGTCGAATATAA
- a CDS encoding DMT family transporter, translating into MKSPILSYCILFFGVFSLSTSAIFVKLADAPAAIIAFYRLFFAALILLPLLLFNKNNRYELKTLTKKQWRFGFISGLFLAAHYVLWFESLQYTSVASSTVIVTLQPLFSMIGGYFLFKEKFTKGAVIGCLIAISGSIVIGWQDFQISGEALYGDILAFIAAGIITGYFFISQHVRKDLSLIPYSVISYGSSACFLGIFAYLQHESFIHYSTQTWMCFIGLAFIATILGQTIFNWLLKWMSATVISMSILGETIGTCILAYFILSETISLQQGLGITVIFIGLALFLLQANSNKKA; encoded by the coding sequence TTGAAATCACCTATTCTTTCATATTGCATCTTATTTTTCGGTGTATTCTCCTTATCAACTTCAGCGATTTTTGTAAAATTGGCCGATGCTCCTGCGGCTATCATTGCTTTTTATCGATTATTTTTTGCTGCATTAATTCTGTTACCGTTATTACTATTTAATAAAAACAATCGATACGAACTAAAAACATTAACGAAAAAACAATGGAGATTCGGATTCATTTCTGGGCTATTTTTAGCTGCACATTATGTACTATGGTTTGAATCGTTACAATATACTTCTGTAGCAAGTTCCACAGTTATCGTAACATTACAACCTTTATTCTCAATGATTGGTGGTTATTTTTTATTCAAGGAGAAGTTTACAAAAGGAGCGGTTATTGGTTGCCTCATCGCTATTTCAGGAAGTATCGTCATTGGATGGCAAGACTTCCAAATTAGCGGTGAAGCTTTATACGGGGATATTTTAGCATTTATTGCGGCAGGAATTATTACCGGTTACTTTTTCATTAGTCAACATGTTCGTAAAGATTTATCACTTATACCGTATTCGGTAATTAGTTATGGAAGTAGTGCCTGTTTTCTTGGTATATTTGCTTACTTGCAACACGAATCTTTCATCCACTACTCTACACAAACTTGGATGTGCTTTATTGGATTAGCGTTTATTGCAACGATTTTAGGACAAACAATTTTTAATTGGTTATTAAAATGGATGAGTGCTACTGTAATCTCTATGAGCATTTTAGGAGAAACGATTGGAACTTGTATACTAGCGTACTTTATTTTAAGTGAGACCATTTCTTTGCAACAAGGACTAGGTATTACAGTTATTTTTATTGGTTTAGCATTATTTTTATTACAAGCAAATTCGAATAAAAAAGCATGA
- a CDS encoding transposase, translating to MGKIRVTYDVEFKKKAVDLYLKEGMSYKTIATELGIHHSVVSRWVKHFEAEGIKGLEEKRGKAKGPGLGRPRTKPENSEAKIKRLEAENAMLKKLLGM from the coding sequence GTGGGCAAAATTAGGGTCACTTACGATGTGGAATTTAAGAAAAAAGCTGTAGATTTATATTTAAAAGAAGGTATGAGCTATAAAACTATTGCGACAGAATTAGGTATTCATCATTCAGTTGTAAGTCGATGGGTGAAACACTTCGAAGCTGAAGGTATCAAAGGACTAGAAGAAAAACGTGGGAAAGCAAAAGGTCCCGGTTTAGGTAGACCAAGAACGAAACCCGAAAATTCAGAGGCTAAGATTAAACGATTAGAAGCGGAGAATGCGATGTTAAAAAAGCTCTTAGGAATGTAA
- a CDS encoding AAA family ATPase codes for MKEGETMGIIAFEGASAVGKSTTCRELEKNYGAYIIPEVNFLFERPKNEHRTWYFEKQVERWKIAVQKSEQYELVILDGDIYQPLSYNWCFHFEIFDQPLSLIENFYKEKLIHKEIGFPDQYFYLYTNDEELRERKESDMTKRRRNFEKHLHISKSFQRYYENLNTVTDGYCKMIEAKSVKTNELEIVNNLNSLNVCEERRFDVSRLDAVTKWLKEHRA; via the coding sequence ATGAAAGAGGGAGAGACTATGGGGATTATAGCTTTTGAGGGAGCAAGTGCTGTTGGTAAGAGCACAACGTGTCGTGAGTTAGAAAAGAATTATGGTGCTTATATTATACCTGAAGTGAATTTTTTATTTGAAAGACCAAAAAATGAACATAGAACATGGTATTTTGAAAAACAAGTAGAGCGCTGGAAAATAGCAGTGCAGAAGTCAGAGCAATATGAATTAGTAATACTTGATGGCGACATTTATCAGCCACTAAGTTATAATTGGTGTTTCCATTTTGAAATATTTGATCAGCCATTATCTTTAATAGAAAACTTTTATAAAGAAAAGCTGATACATAAGGAAATTGGTTTTCCTGATCAATATTTTTATTTATATACGAATGATGAGGAACTTAGAGAACGGAAAGAATCTGATATGACAAAAAGAAGAAGAAACTTTGAAAAACATTTACATATATCAAAATCGTTTCAACGTTATTATGAAAATTTAAATACCGTTACAGACGGGTACTGCAAAATGATTGAAGCGAAAAGTGTAAAAACGAATGAACTAGAAATTGTAAATAATTTAAATAGTCTAAATGTGTGTGAAGAGAGACGTTTTGATGTTTCGAGGTTAGATGCGGTTACGAAGTGGTTAAAAGAACATCGTGCGTAA
- a CDS encoding GNAT family N-acetyltransferase: protein MGIKVRAVEIKDARAIHRICIQDDVLPYMVFLPSMRVDAMENRIRNLAPNQFEFVAEFDGEVVGFVGLTQSPGRRSHSGDLFIGVDSEYHNKGIGKALLTKMLDLADNWLMLERVELGVLETNPKAKALYEKFGFVEEGVKIGNLKAHGKFINEIMMSRFRPDGLIVHNE from the coding sequence ATGGGGATCAAAGTTAGAGCGGTAGAAATAAAAGATGCTAGAGCAATTCATCGTATATGCATACAAGATGATGTTTTACCTTATATGGTTTTCTTACCTAGCATGCGTGTAGATGCAATGGAAAATAGAATTCGAAATTTAGCACCAAATCAATTTGAATTTGTTGCAGAATTTGATGGAGAAGTTGTAGGTTTTGTTGGTTTAACACAAAGTCCAGGGCGTAGATCTCATTCGGGTGATTTATTTATAGGGGTAGACAGTGAATATCATAATAAAGGCATTGGGAAAGCACTTCTTACAAAAATGCTGGATTTGGCTGATAATTGGTTAATGTTAGAGCGAGTGGAACTTGGTGTTTTAGAAACGAATCCTAAAGCGAAAGCTCTATATGAAAAATTCGGATTTGTAGAAGAGGGAGTAAAGATAGGGAATTTGAAGGCTCACGGAAAGTTTATTAATGAAATTATGATGAGTCGTTTTAGACCTGATGGTTTAATTGTACATAATGAATAG
- a CDS encoding PRK06770 family protein: MKTLFKIIGILAGMAVIGVGVTYGMLYYLNNSKPAAKKASPAAPAVEVLADSNVKAEDAKLLENGNHSLPNSGFNKNFKWTDENIQTALHEMAHQKTKADQKWGYIFITQERIESLLDIVKSNDLVQGNTYADILERWKQGKYEKIDSDHNKIWKLQSGNLGEGKGVMSEAEQKELINQVFMQKGTYSGSQLIAGGGQTNK, from the coding sequence ATGAAAACATTATTTAAAATAATAGGTATTTTAGCTGGTATGGCAGTAATTGGCGTAGGTGTAACGTATGGTATGCTGTATTATTTGAATAATAGTAAACCAGCTGCTAAAAAGGCATCACCAGCTGCTCCGGCAGTAGAAGTACTAGCTGATAGTAATGTAAAAGCTGAAGATGCAAAGCTTTTAGAAAATGGCAATCATTCATTACCGAATAGTGGATTTAATAAAAATTTTAAATGGACAGATGAGAACATACAGACAGCATTACATGAAATGGCACATCAAAAAACGAAAGCTGATCAAAAGTGGGGCTATATTTTTATTACACAAGAACGTATTGAAAGTTTACTTGATATTGTAAAGAGCAATGATCTTGTACAAGGAAATACATATGCAGACATTTTAGAGAGATGGAAACAAGGAAAATATGAAAAGATTGATTCGGATCACAATAAGATTTGGAAATTACAAAGCGGGAATTTAGGCGAAGGAAAAGGGGTAATGTCAGAAGCGGAACAAAAAGAGTTAATTAATCAAGTGTTTATGCAAAAAGGTACATATTCGGGTAGTCAATTAATTGCAGGTGGGGGACAGACTAATAAATAA
- a CDS encoding cold-shock protein, with amino-acid sequence MYRNRKNDVAEVPPEQTPVWECEAEDCLGWMRKNFSFEEEPKCPLCKSSMKSGERLLPKLG; translated from the coding sequence ATGTATCGCAATCGAAAGAACGATGTAGCAGAAGTACCACCAGAACAAACCCCTGTCTGGGAATGTGAAGCAGAGGATTGTTTAGGATGGATGAGAAAGAACTTTTCATTTGAAGAAGAGCCTAAATGCCCTTTATGTAAAAGTAGCATGAAAAGCGGAGAACGTTTATTACCTAAGTTAGGTTAA
- a CDS encoding aspartyl-phosphate phosphatase Spo0E family protein: MELMKLEKAIEIKKEELLYLVSDYGIQHEKVLALSQEIDKLINYFMFLK; the protein is encoded by the coding sequence ATGGAATTAATGAAATTGGAAAAAGCAATTGAAATAAAGAAAGAAGAACTTTTATATTTAGTATCGGATTATGGAATTCAACATGAAAAAGTATTGGCTTTAAGCCAAGAAATAGACAAATTGATTAATTACTTTATGTTTTTAAAATAG
- a CDS encoding CPBP family intramembrane glutamic endopeptidase produces MQSTQFKIIEAAKKGRRKVHPVFAVILAIVFLTLGELFMLFMLFLPKAETIIMKAIYSNIEMILTFGGAIFFVFLWIRFVEKRSFSSIGFWRDQWIRKYLRGALIGFIFISIPVMLLLLTGNVQLEMQRITPTAILGIVGSLIAFLIQGATEEIVVRGWLFPVLSVRSRIWIGIVVTSFLFGFLHLLNPGITILSISNIILVGVFAAFYVLKDSSLWGICAWHSIWNWAQYNVFGFAVSGMEMYSTPIFRPVANGSELFHGGSFGIEGSIITTIMLSIASIVLWRQLWGRKAKQRDFS; encoded by the coding sequence TTGCAGTCTACTCAATTTAAAATAATTGAAGCAGCAAAAAAGGGGAGAAGAAAAGTTCATCCAGTATTCGCTGTTATACTTGCAATTGTATTTTTGACTTTAGGTGAATTGTTCATGTTATTTATGCTATTTTTGCCGAAAGCAGAAACAATCATTATGAAAGCGATTTATAGCAACATTGAGATGATATTAACGTTTGGTGGAGCTATATTTTTTGTTTTTTTATGGATTAGATTTGTAGAGAAAAGATCATTTTCATCCATTGGTTTTTGGAGAGATCAATGGATAAGAAAATATTTGAGAGGTGCATTAATTGGGTTTATTTTCATTTCGATACCAGTAATGCTACTTTTATTAACAGGAAATGTACAACTAGAAATGCAGCGAATTACACCTACCGCTATACTTGGAATTGTAGGATCTTTAATTGCTTTTTTAATACAAGGTGCAACAGAAGAAATTGTTGTTCGGGGTTGGTTATTTCCAGTTCTTTCTGTTAGAAGCCGTATTTGGATCGGGATTGTTGTAACTTCTTTTTTATTTGGTTTTCTTCATTTACTAAATCCAGGTATTACAATTCTTTCAATATCGAATATAATATTAGTTGGTGTGTTTGCAGCTTTTTACGTTTTGAAAGACAGTAGTCTTTGGGGGATATGTGCGTGGCATTCCATTTGGAATTGGGCACAATATAACGTATTCGGTTTTGCAGTTAGTGGAATGGAAATGTATTCTACACCGATTTTTAGACCTGTAGCAAACGGATCGGAACTCTTTCATGGAGGCTCATTCGGAATTGAGGGAAGTATCATTACAACAATAATGCTTTCTATCGCTTCAATTGTTTTATGGAGACAGTTATGGGGGAGAAAAGCGAAACAACGAGATTTTAGTTAA
- a CDS encoding helix-turn-helix domain-containing protein: protein MIHDRLGQTVLSYRKKNKMTIREFADYAGISTSLISQIERGHANPSLSVLELIAKALNVPLFTLFINEIDTDSLISKKKDRKKVYRENSDHIVYDVLTPDFMKARIEMLMMDLNKQANTIESHYSHENKEEIAVVMKGEVYVELEGKEYFLEEGDVVRIPPNVKHRFLNKSDEANHILFVLTPSLG from the coding sequence ATGATACATGATAGGCTTGGACAAACTGTATTAAGTTATCGTAAGAAAAATAAGATGACAATTCGTGAATTTGCTGATTATGCAGGGATTAGTACGTCACTAATTAGCCAAATTGAAAGGGGACATGCGAATCCTTCGTTAAGTGTATTGGAATTAATAGCGAAAGCATTAAATGTCCCACTATTTACACTGTTTATTAATGAGATTGATACAGATTCACTCATTTCTAAGAAGAAAGATAGAAAGAAAGTATATCGAGAAAATAGCGATCACATAGTATACGATGTATTAACACCTGATTTTATGAAAGCACGTATTGAAATGTTAATGATGGACTTAAATAAACAAGCAAATACAATAGAAAGTCACTATTCACATGAAAATAAAGAAGAAATAGCTGTAGTCATGAAAGGAGAAGTATATGTGGAGTTAGAAGGAAAAGAATATTTCTTAGAAGAAGGGGATGTTGTACGTATCCCACCAAATGTGAAGCATCGTTTTTTGAATAAAAGTGATGAAGCGAATCACATTTTATTCGTATTGACGCCATCTTTAGGATGA
- a CDS encoding Cof-type HAD-IIB family hydrolase, with protein MKKIIISDLDGTLLRSDKTISEKSINILRECKNNGYELIFATARPPRAIKQYIPSVLKSEIIICYNGALVLKGNDILYERKISKNNILEIIEIAKKYNLHQICLEIGDKLYSNFDVTDYFGNVPCEIMDVRDLDFEEASKVIICTKGSINEEFIKELPDECKAVITDDGTLCQIMHAEVSKWNSIQYVLQHLNRDVSEVIAFGDDYNDMEMIEKCGIGVAMSNAVEELKSVAKFIAKSNDEDGVAAFLESKSYVYVN; from the coding sequence ATGAAAAAAATTATTATTTCAGATCTTGATGGGACTTTATTAAGAAGTGATAAAACAATTTCAGAGAAATCTATTAATATTTTAAGGGAATGTAAAAATAATGGATACGAACTGATTTTTGCTACAGCAAGGCCTCCAAGAGCTATAAAACAGTATATTCCCAGCGTGTTAAAGAGTGAAATTATTATTTGTTATAACGGGGCTCTCGTTCTTAAAGGTAATGATATTTTATATGAAAGGAAGATTTCTAAAAATAACATTTTAGAAATTATAGAAATAGCAAAAAAGTACAATCTTCATCAGATTTGTCTTGAAATAGGTGATAAGTTGTATTCAAATTTTGATGTTACTGATTATTTTGGCAATGTACCATGTGAAATTATGGATGTAAGAGATTTAGACTTTGAAGAAGCTTCAAAAGTAATTATTTGTACTAAGGGCTCAATAAACGAGGAATTCATTAAAGAATTGCCTGATGAATGCAAGGCAGTCATTACAGATGACGGAACTTTGTGTCAAATTATGCATGCAGAAGTTTCAAAATGGAATAGTATTCAATATGTTCTACAGCACTTAAATCGAGACGTATCTGAAGTAATTGCCTTTGGGGATGACTACAATGATATGGAAATGATAGAGAAGTGTGGGATTGGTGTAGCAATGAGTAATGCAGTTGAGGAATTAAAGTCAGTTGCTAAATTTATTGCTAAAAGTAACGATGAGGATGGAGTTGCTGCATTTCTAGAAAGTAAAAGTTATGTTTATGTTAATTAG
- a CDS encoding GNAT family N-acetyltransferase, giving the protein MVFPILETERLRLVEIEQSYCQKIYEIFSLDEVTCYYGMNSFTEFGQASRMIESFSKNYFEKKAIRWGIVLKETNTLIGTIGLNNLQLWSKRSEIGYDLHPRYWGNGYASEAAQEIIHYGFRDLGLFRIGAITYPENVTSCKMLSKIGFQKEGLLRGYIHQGNKQHDALLYSIVRTDVEDINL; this is encoded by the coding sequence ATGGTATTTCCTATATTAGAAACAGAACGTTTGCGTTTAGTTGAAATAGAACAATCTTATTGTCAAAAAATATATGAAATCTTTTCATTGGATGAGGTAACATGTTATTACGGTATGAATTCTTTTACGGAGTTTGGACAAGCTTCACGTATGATTGAATCTTTTTCGAAAAATTACTTCGAGAAAAAAGCAATACGATGGGGAATTGTGTTAAAAGAAACAAATACTTTAATAGGTACAATTGGATTAAATAATTTACAACTATGGAGTAAACGATCTGAAATTGGATATGACTTACACCCTCGATATTGGGGGAATGGTTATGCATCAGAAGCGGCTCAAGAAATTATTCATTATGGATTTCGTGATTTAGGCTTATTTAGAATTGGTGCTATTACATACCCTGAAAATGTTACTTCTTGTAAAATGTTATCTAAAATTGGTTTTCAAAAGGAAGGCCTATTGCGTGGATATATTCATCAAGGAAATAAACAACATGATGCATTATTGTATTCTATAGTTCGAACGGATGTAGAGGATATAAATTTATAA
- the cspD gene encoding cold-shock protein CspD, which translates to MTLTGKVKWFNSEKGFGFIEVADGNDVFVHFSAITGDGFKSLDEGQEVSFEVEDGNRGPQAKNVVKL; encoded by the coding sequence ATGACATTAACAGGTAAAGTAAAATGGTTTAACAGCGAAAAAGGTTTCGGTTTCATCGAAGTTGCAGACGGTAACGACGTATTCGTTCACTTCTCAGCTATCACTGGCGACGGCTTCAAGTCTCTTGACGAAGGTCAAGAAGTTAGCTTCGAAGTTGAAGACGGTAACCGTGGACCTCAAGCTAAAAACGTTGTAAAGCTATAA
- a CDS encoding IS3 family transposase codes for MPAISKMRKFEVIYEILETGYTVTLLCAIAGVTRSGYYKWIKRHAVPSKKQLADTEFKKKILECHTKLRGIYGYRRIQVWLKATYNLHLNHKRIQRLMNELGIKAIIRKKRPYYGKKEAYVTSENHLNRNFQASRPNEKWVTDITYLIFNGQRLYLSAIKDLYNNEIVAYEISRRNDLKLVLDTLKKAKKKRNVKGILLHSDQGSQYTSRQYNQLLKKYQMKASMSRRGNCWDNACMENFFSHFKAECFHLTSFRKANEVKLAVRKYIHFYNHQRFQKKLNNLSPYKYRTQVA; via the coding sequence GTGCCAGCTATATCCAAAATGAGAAAGTTTGAAGTGATATATGAGATATTAGAAACAGGATATACAGTTACTCTATTATGTGCCATTGCTGGTGTAACCCGAAGTGGCTATTACAAATGGATAAAGCGACACGCAGTGCCTTCTAAAAAACAATTAGCGGACACTGAATTCAAGAAAAAAATATTGGAGTGTCATACAAAACTAAGAGGGATTTATGGATATAGAAGAATACAAGTGTGGCTGAAAGCCACATATAACCTTCATTTGAATCATAAGCGTATCCAAAGATTGATGAATGAATTAGGTATCAAAGCTATAATTAGGAAAAAACGACCTTATTACGGAAAAAAAGAGGCGTATGTGACTTCAGAGAACCATCTAAATAGAAACTTTCAAGCTTCAAGACCAAATGAGAAATGGGTAACGGATATTACCTACTTAATTTTCAATGGACAGCGCTTGTACTTATCCGCCATTAAGGATTTATATAATAATGAGATTGTTGCCTATGAAATCAGTCGTAGAAATGACTTAAAGCTTGTTTTAGATACACTTAAAAAGGCAAAGAAAAAACGAAATGTGAAGGGAATCCTCTTGCATAGTGATCAAGGATCCCAGTACACCTCTCGTCAATATAATCAATTACTTAAAAAATATCAGATGAAGGCAAGTATGTCTCGAAGAGGCAACTGTTGGGATAATGCTTGCATGGAAAACTTCTTCAGTCACTTTAAGGCAGAGTGTTTTCATTTAACCTCCTTCCGTAAAGCGAATGAGGTTAAACTTGCCGTACGCAAATATATACATTTTTATAATCATCAAAGATTTCAAAAGAAATTAAATAACCTGAGTCCATATAAATATAGAACTCAGGTTGCTTAG
- a CDS encoding protoporphyrinogen oxidase has protein sequence MKTVVVIGGGITGLSTMFYLEKLKKDNNIDLNLILVEKEKYLGGKIHSVEEKDFIMESGADSIVARNEHVMPLIKELNLEEEMVYNETGISYIYSDNALHPIPSDTIFGIPMSVESLFSSTLVSTKGKIVALKDYITKNKEFTKDTSLAVFLESFLGKELVERQIAPVLSGVYSGKLNELTMASTLPYLLEYKNKYGSIIKGFEENKKQFQSAGNKKFVSFKNGLSTIINRLEEVLPETVVKKGAVTTAVSKQGDRYEISFANHNSIQADYVVLATPHDIAQTLLQSNELNEQFHTFKNSSLISIYLGFDILDEQLPADGTGFIVTENSDLHCDACTWTSRKWKHTSGKQKLLVRMFYKSTNPVYETIKNYSEEELVRVALYDIEKSLGIKGEPEVVEVTNWKDLMPKYHLEHNQAVQTLQEKMTDLYPNVYLAGASYYGVGIGACIGNGKNTANEIIATLNEPSN, from the coding sequence ATGAAAACAGTTGTTGTTATTGGTGGAGGTATAACGGGACTTTCTACTATGTTTTATTTAGAAAAATTAAAAAAGGATAATAATATTGATTTAAATTTAATCCTTGTAGAAAAAGAAAAGTACTTAGGTGGTAAAATCCATAGTGTAGAAGAAAAGGATTTTATTATGGAATCAGGAGCAGATTCTATCGTTGCTCGTAATGAGCATGTTATGCCTCTAATAAAAGAATTAAATTTAGAAGAAGAAATGGTATATAACGAAACGGGTATTTCTTACATATATTCTGATAATGCTTTACATCCAATTCCTTCTGACACTATATTTGGGATACCGATGAGTGTTGAATCGTTGTTTAGCAGTACGCTAGTATCAACGAAAGGAAAAATTGTTGCTTTAAAAGATTACATAACGAAAAATAAAGAGTTTACGAAAGATACATCACTTGCTGTATTTTTAGAAAGCTTCTTAGGGAAAGAGTTAGTGGAAAGACAAATTGCACCTGTACTTTCAGGTGTATATTCTGGTAAATTGAATGAGCTTACGATGGCATCTACATTACCGTATTTACTGGAGTATAAAAATAAGTATGGAAGTATTATTAAAGGTTTTGAAGAGAATAAAAAACAATTTCAATCAGCAGGAAATAAAAAGTTTGTATCATTCAAAAATGGACTATCTACGATTATTAATCGTTTAGAAGAAGTACTGCCTGAGACGGTTGTTAAGAAAGGTGCTGTAACGACGGCTGTAAGTAAACAAGGTGATCGCTATGAAATTTCCTTTGCAAATCACAATTCAATCCAAGCTGATTATGTTGTTTTAGCAACTCCGCATGATATCGCCCAAACTTTATTACAGTCTAATGAGTTAAACGAGCAGTTTCATACATTTAAAAACTCATCTCTTATAAGTATTTACTTAGGATTTGACATACTAGATGAACAATTACCGGCGGACGGTACAGGATTTATCGTAACGGAAAACAGTGATTTACATTGTGACGCTTGTACATGGACAAGCCGAAAGTGGAAACATACATCTGGAAAACAAAAGCTATTAGTGAGAATGTTTTATAAGAGTACCAATCCAGTATATGAAACGATTAAAAATTATAGTGAAGAAGAATTAGTACGAGTCGCTTTATATGATATTGAAAAGAGTCTCGGAATTAAAGGTGAACCAGAAGTAGTTGAAGTTACAAATTGGAAAGATTTAATGCCGAAATATCATTTAGAACATAATCAAGCGGTTCAAACATTACAAGAAAAAATGACTGATCTTTATCCTAATGTATACTTAGCTGGCGCTTCCTATTACGGTGTCGGAATTGGTGCGTGTATTGGAAATGGAAAGAACACTGCAAATGAAATAATTGCAACATTAAATGAACCGTCAAATTAA
- a CDS encoding arginase family protein, producing MSLLYSGLTFLNFGDTYLLQNKLHSYSHEDIDFTLLEHSNLYCESTSLMHIKRALNRIKKKGITFIGSGNYHYVSYLLLEEIDKPFTLILFDHHTDTNLKEVNEQSLISCGSWVSFSLQNNDKLKKVIIIGPSSLTIHSNDCSYIEVFPIHISHEVSIHTILSHIHTETIYVSIDKDVLDPKVTITNWDQGHMKLSRILQFIHSLIMNKSVYGIDICGELPVYPSQLFLPKYKNAIQKNEQANLQILKSIYNT from the coding sequence ATGAGTTTATTGTATAGTGGTTTAACTTTTTTAAACTTTGGTGATACGTATTTATTACAAAATAAACTACATTCTTATTCACATGAAGATATTGATTTTACCCTTTTAGAACACTCAAACCTATATTGCGAAAGCACTTCTTTAATGCATATAAAAAGGGCATTAAACCGTATAAAGAAAAAAGGAATTACTTTTATTGGTTCTGGGAATTATCATTATGTATCTTATTTATTACTAGAAGAAATAGACAAGCCTTTTACCCTTATACTATTTGATCATCATACTGATACGAACTTAAAGGAAGTGAATGAACAGTCTCTTATTTCCTGTGGATCATGGGTATCATTTTCTCTTCAAAATAATGATAAGTTAAAAAAAGTAATTATTATCGGACCTTCTTCTCTAACAATTCATTCTAATGATTGTTCATACATAGAAGTTTTTCCGATTCATATATCACATGAAGTATCCATACATACAATACTTTCACATATTCATACAGAAACAATATATGTAAGCATTGATAAAGATGTTTTAGATCCAAAAGTTACTATTACAAATTGGGATCAAGGGCATATGAAACTATCTAGAATTTTACAATTTATTCATTCTCTTATTATGAATAAATCTGTCTATGGTATTGATATTTGCGGTGAACTCCCAGTTTATCCTTCTCAACTCTTCTTACCTAAATATAAAAATGCTATTCAGAAAAATGAACAAGCAAACTTACAAATTTTAAAATCAATATATAATACATAA